The DNA region GAAGTGAACACAATAAAATAGATGTGATGAGAAAGGGGAAATGTCTTATTTGGTGAATttgtaaaaagagaaataaaagcaaaataaattacatCATGGTGTCACAAATAATGTGACAAGGCAACAACAGCATGTTTTTTGAAggtaaccatgatttttttttttttaacaagaaatTTACAGTACAGGTTTACATAGGTCAAACtgtacaggaagtgacatgtgcAAGCGTGCGCATGCGTCCACACGAACACACATAAACAAGACAGAACACAATTACAGGTAAACATTCACCAAACAGACTGTGCAAAAAATGTTTTcacatctgaaaactgaaaaacaaactaaagagacgtgtaaaatgaaaatgaaaactccCATAAAAGAGAGACCCTGTTGAGACTGGAGGAGAAGATGAGTTCAATTATCTCTGGTTATCAACTAGTGTAAAGTACTTCAAATAAAAGAAACACTAGTgctgatttgtttttttacacatccTCCCAATATGAGACATACTGGCGAGGAAAAATAATGTGTGCTTGTAAACAAAAGCAACAGCAatttacagatagatagatttacaTGATTTCAAAAATCTCGGTCGGTTGTACTCTACAGTATTTTCAAATGCACCAGAGAAAATAAGAGCAATGTTACCCATGAGGAGATGAGATGGTCTGATGTCTTTCTGTCAAACCCCATCAACCTAAGAGCTTTAGTGaaggcaacaaaaaaaaaaaacaacaaaaacagggATTTGCAAAGATTTTTTTGGTTAAGGAATATTTCACCTAAAACTTAACTTTCCAGCAtattttattcaccctcatgtggttTTAAGACTGCTCTTCCCCACATAAAAGCACATTGACCAGGGGTTATGAAACTTcaaaaaatgcacaataaaagtAGCTCAAATGAattgtgcactatattccaagttaTCTAAAGACACAAGGTAGCTTTGCATAAGGAAAAGTAGTGATAAGGAGTAGTTTTATGGTCCTTTTTGAAGACTGACAGCCACTTCTTCATGTGAGCATGTGGCTTTTATGCTCCACAGAAGACATTCATACGAGTTTGGATGACATAAGGGTGAAATGCTGACAGAACCTTAATTTTTATGgtgaattattcttttaaattcACTAAAAACAGAGTTCTCACTATTTTCTACCAACTGCTTTGCATCAGACGTATTTTATAAGCCCGTGTTCCAAAACCATTTAGAACCAAGTCTCATCTACGGCCTTAACCCTTCACTCTTCAACTTGCAGCACCCCTAGGTATATATAGCCACCTCTATAATAATTAGTAGCATCCCAACGGGGACATCTTATCAAAGCAACCATGTGGAAACGACATGaccaacaaaacaaaagacagaTCAATCTCAGGATTGTTCTTGGCCATCAATTTCAAGCCTTGCTCTTTTTGAGTTTCCATTGCACTCACCATGTTGCACTCATGCCACCTATAGCTTTGTTAAGGATTTAGGTTAAAATCTTCACTAAAATGAATACATAGCAGCAAGCAACTAAGAACAAAATACTGTGATCCATCGAGACTGTATCAGATGCAGCTCTGCTGGTAATCTACCAATGGGATGAGTGTTTTCTGTACATTATtcagagaaatgttttaaaacatgaatCTAGGTCTTATGCAACTATAAGAGCGTGATCCAAAACACCATTACGAAGTGAGACCGCCATCCTACCACTTTCTGAGAATCTGTGAAAGATGCTAGTGAATAACACCTAATCGAAGGAGGAAAATGCTGGGGTCACTAAGAGCGTTCTCCATGAATAGACAGAATCGTCCGAATAGCCATTCCCTATGATGCAAAAGAAACGCGCTAACACCAATGATGATGTTGTCCCTTTTTTAGGAATCGAGACCTCTGAGTGTTTGCATGCTTCAAGTGTCTATTTCTTTAGCACACACGCAGAAGGTAGATGTCAGTGAAATTACAAGGGCAGATCTATAAACAATACATTGATAATCAAAGTCCTATACATAAGCTTTTACTGACACGACACACACAAAAGTACTGCAGCCCAAACAAGAGGATGCATTCTAGTCTCCACCGTCACAAGAGCCTTGAGCATTTGACTCTGTTTCCTCTCCCAGCTCATTTTTGTCCTTTTCCTCAGTACTTTTATCCTCAGAAGGAGCTTTTATAAGGTCAGAAGGATCTTTGACCGGAACTAAATCTACATCAGGTCTGCCATCTTCCATTCCGCCCTCTTGGCTCTTTTGTTCGAGTGTCTGTTCGTCTTTAACCCCCTTCGATTCCACAACAACATTGCCACTTCCCTCCTCTGCTCCTTCTTCCCTaaccttcttcctcttcctcttgggACTGCCCGTGCTGTCTGCTGCAGGCATAGCGGGCAGAGCCATTATACTGCCCGGTGGCAAGAACATGTGTGGATACAACAGACTATGTGACATTCCCGGGATTAGAAAAGGGTTAAAGGTCAAATGGCTGCCGGTGCTTGTGATGCTACTACTACTGCTGCTAGTGGCTGCAGCTGTAGACACCGAAGCGGACACTTTCTTCTCTTCCCCTCCTTGCTTTGCATCCTCCTTATTCCCATTCTCCGTGCTCATCGGAGAGCTTGCGTTTTCACATTGAGGCGTAGATTCCGAACTATCCGCCGGGCTGGAGGTTGAGGTTACGGTTGCAGAGTTTGTCGAAGTCACACTCGCTGAAGTGGAGGATGCGCTTGCAGTGGACGTCGTTGTGGACAGCGGTTGATTTATCATCCCACTCATGTGTGCGCTGTACATGGGCGGCTGCACGGCCATACCGTGGAGCATCATGGGCAGCATGCTGAGTCCATTCTTGGCATCTTCTCCTGACAGTACGGCAGTGGCGAAACCATGAGGAAAGCCCATGATTCCGGTTAGCGGGATGCCAGGGACATTGCGGAGATTGGGTAAGCTAACCTGATCCATGCTGCCAATGAGCCCACCATTCATGAAGAGGGGTCCCATGCCAGCGGTGAGCTCGGGGGCTTTGGGCATCTCACTGCGGGGTCGCCTGCCTCTTCTACGTGGACCGGGATCCCGACACACAGGGCCAGAGAGGATGCGTGTGAATTTGCCCTCCGGTAGAAAACCCTGGGTCAGTGCCATACAGAAACTTAGTGTTGGTTTACAAGTCAAAGACTATATTATTAATGTATAGAATAAAAATTGCACATATATAAGAGATAAAGTTTATTAACTCTGAGTCAACTCtcattaattgcaaaaaaaagtgcACACGTTACATATAACTGCAGAACTCATAAACTTGGGTTACAATACAATGTATTTCAGTGAAACACTGACACTCAAGTAgtgaaattttttacatttttaatatgaaaataatactatagtaatataattaaaagaaatcAGTGTCACCATACCTAccctaataataaatgaatatacaaTAGAATGTTCTAAACTATAGTATAGATTATTATAGACATCCATATAGGGGATTTCATGCAGATGACATGAACACAGAACCTGTGAAACTGTTGCAGTAAAAATGCATACTGTTAGTCATCTAGCAGATGTTTTTTGTCCAAGGCAAACTCAAGGACTGTTTAGTGCTTAAGCAAGATTGCGATTTCTTCCACTCGGAACCTATACATTTTACGCAACCTTGTTGATTAGAATATGTTCAATTTACTACATATTCTTGCAGTTTCCAGTCTCTTTCTAGACAGAATACATATGACTCACCGAGTGCTTCACCACATCAGCCCAATCAGGAGCCACAGAGTAATCTGAGTTTGCGTCGAGCCAACGGGAGAGCTCTTTAATCGCTGGAGCCATAGCGCCTCCAAGCTGCAACCAGAGGAATcgacaaattaaatgtaaattaaataaacaaataaagttcTAGGAGTGTGTTTGCGTGTTTTCTTACTCTGCGGCCTGTGTTTCTGTGCACTACCGGGACTCTCTCCTCCCCAGTTAGAGAGTTGATGTCCAGCTTGGATGGGTCTTTGCAGCGATGCCTTCTCTGTTTTGGACGCTCCAGGAAACTGTGCAATAAGTTTGCATTCTGAGACCAAGAAAGATGTGCAATATAAATTAGATTatagtaatgcattaaatataatatatattacttgtatcaaggcttataatatataagcagtatacaataaacatttacatttaggatCATTCAAATATCTTTCTAGATGGAAAAATAATGTTAACAAccttgcaactttttttttaaagctctttaACAGTACACAAACCAACATGATGTTTTGTAATAACTTACCGGGAAAGCAGAAAGCTCCATGTTGTAGTTGGGGTTTTGTCGGAGCCATTCCATTAGGCCTTTATTGGCCATTTCCCTGTCCATGCTCACATTCAGGGTCTCTGAGGCCGGAGGAGGAGCTGGAGAGGGTGCTGCAGGCGGAGTAGGAAGTGTAGTCGGGGTGGCTGGAGGGCCCTCTGACTGGGAGGATGTGGAGGACACAACAGGGTGGCTGATACTCTCTGACCCACTCTGTGGAGTATACAAAGATTAATACAACATTTGCCAGTTAAATGGATTTGAGAGTTAAACTGATGCCATATGAGCATCAAAAATTATTTAGGCAAAATCCATGTTTGAAATAAAAACTTTGAAACTAAGCTTGTTTCAGCATCACAAAAGAGACTATATAAGATctgtcatattaatattttaaatattgtcccggtatatctttttaaaaacatcaaattagttaaaaaaatgtaCCCCAAATAAAAGTTACATCAAAAAAGTACCCCATACCACTTCGAATGAGGATTTTAatcttttatggtgcttttttttttttttttttttttacttctttgagCTTGCCGGGATAAATCATTActttcaactttttttaatttttaaactttCTTTACACAGAAAAGAAGAGTAGATTTGCAAATAGTACAATGCTAGAATCACACGGGgccattttcatctttgggtgtcCCACTATATCCACTTCATTGACATGTGTTTCCACAAACCTGTTGTTCAGGTAAGTTCATGTTTTGTCCCTTTATAAAGCTGAGATCAGGAGTCTCTACATTTCTTCTCCGTCCTCTCCTCCGTCTCAACATTGAGTCATCACGGCGAAGACTGCCATTGACAATTTGCCCTGTGACAGGGTGAATCAGGCCAGCCTGCAAAATGCCAGCCATATCCAATCCCAGTGAGCCTTGTATGGAGCCTATCCCAGTTATTTTATGGGGTGCTGACTGGACAGTGTGGCTCATCTGACCAATTGACCCACTGTCTCCACCAACTGTTAGCTCTGTTGGTTTGGAGAGGTCAATAGCAGCGTCCTGCCAACCATTAAGGAGGAGAGCGTTAGCACGATGAGGCAAGCCAACCTGGATCTTTTCTCCAAGCTGGCTTGGTTTGGCAAGGACTTCTGCCTCGAATTCAAACCCACGTCTCGGACGTTTGAGCTCAGGGAGAAATGCTGGGGCCACTAGCCGCTCCTGTTGGGACAagagttgtaaataaaaaaaaataaaaaaaggatatctccatttttcatttaattaaatctcAAGAGTTTTGCAACCCATTTTGTAACAAATCAAAGGAGACAAATTCATATTAAGTAAGTAAATAGCATGGTTTTATCAAAAATTTGATCAGTTTAACTGCATGAATGATATTCAATGCTGGGCTATAAACAAATGCAATCCTGATATTTATTAGGTGTTTGATGATATTTAGAGTAGTAAGATGGATTAAAAACAatccaattgttttttttttttgtaaaggacTCTCTTGTCTGATGATGTGATCTCACACCTACCTTTGGTAAGTGGGGTACTGTGTGTGAGAGGTTAAAGTTAAGGCTCTGAGATATAGGCATTCTGGTAGGCAGAAATCCTGCCCTCTGGTGGGCACTGCTGGGCACGCAGGTGTTAGCCAAAGAGGTGGGAGACTCATACTGTTGACTGGAGGAAGGCCACTTCCCCTTTAAGATAGTGTGGCAGATACTATCAATACGATTGATGATCACTCTGTCCTATAGGGAGCAAAAGACAAACAGAGCATGAAATGGGTCTAACTGCAGAAACGGGTGACTGATACATGTCTAGTGGTATGCTATGGGCTGACTTTAGCCttacttatttaattttcagAGAAGACTTATGTGCACATTTTTCAATATCTTCTCAGTATAACCAATTGATGAAGAATGATCACCAGCATGACAATACCTTAGGCCACTCTGAGAACGAGAAGAGTGCTTTCTCTTGTAGAAGCTGAGCAATGGTTGGTTCCCTTATTTCATGGACACTGTCTGCCATCTCACACATGGGCAATGCAAAGTGTGGTCCATCAACATCTCCCAATAAtgctataaaataaacaattattactCAAACCATGTTGGGAGAAAAAGAGactaaattgtttattaaattatttattccttATGTTTTCCACTGGGTTTTTGAACAGTGAGAAAATCATTTATCAGCATGTAATGTGTCTCAATATGTTGAGCAGTACAGAAGTGATTCCATCCAGCAAATCTGACTAGTGTTTGTCAACAATTAGAAATAACTGATGAAAACTGTTGAATTATTTAATGCACAGTAAAGGTGGTAATGCGGCCACAACatcaataattatcaataatTCAACAGTCAGGAGTCAGGTATTCCACTTTCATCACTGTCTTTTCTATCTAAAATGTTTTCAGCCCTAAAACAGATGTGTACATACTTCTGGTATCAATAAAGTGAGCCTAAAACAGCCAAAATTTGTTTGCTGGTCTCCTAACGTGTTCAAGTTGATCCAGTTTGCTAGCTTTTGGACACTTAAGTGTTCAGACTTGGAGAACAGCTGTCTAACAAGCTAAACACCAACTTGGCCAGGCTAGGACACCAGCTAGACTAGCTTACACCAGCGAAGTCTACTAAGATGCTTTTCTCCAACAGGGTAAACAGCCCAAACTGCCATTACTAGTTTTGCaaagaattaaatgaaatattaaaaacctCAATCGACCTGGAGCTACTACATATGACTAACAGAAtcagaaacaaaacataaaaagtagAAAGCTAATGTTTACAGCCACAATACCTGGTGCCTTTGCACCTTCATCTTTTATCTTGTCCTTTACTTCCAAAGCCTCAGTCTGCTCAAGGTGAGGGGTCTGCGTAGTGCTATCTGGCTCAGGCTTCACATCTGACACTACTGGATCCACAAGAAACTCTTGTTTTGGGACTGCGTCAAGGCCCGGGGATACAGAGGTGTCAGGTAAGGTAGTTGGAGATGATGGGAGTGAAGGTGGCATAGGGTAATCTGTTGAAAGAGTAGTGTTAGTTAGATTGCACTCTTCTATTGGCTCTGGTGGTTCTTTGCAGGTTTCTTCCACCAACTGCTGTTCCACTGTGTCTTGCTGAAACCCTTCGCAAGGTTCCTGCAGGGTCTCGTCACAAGTTAAATCATAAGACTCCTCTAAAGGCACTTTTTCTGGCTCTGTTAGAGGCTTTTCATAAGGTTCTTCCAAAACCGCTTCACAAGGATCTTTCAAATCTCCATTGGAATCAGAGACCCTTGGAGACTCTATTGAAGGCATGTTTTCGATCTCATCTTGAGTATCCTTTGTCTTTGGACTGTCTGGAGAAAGGTCTTCTTTCTCAAAATTAAACCCTACGCTTTCAGCTCCTTCTTCTGGACTGGGAACACCAAATGTGATGTTGGAATCACTAAGCTTGTCCTCCTGCTCCTCACTAATGGGATCCGTCTGGTCAAGACTCACATCCGGGAGTCCAAGAGGTGTTGGCGGAACATATTCTGGAAGACTGGCTGACAGATCTGTCGGATCCACAGAAGTCTCTCCAACATTAAGGTCTTTGAACAACATGAAGCTCGGTGCCAGTGGTTCGACAGGGTTGCTTTGAGAGTCCGAACTAGGCATGCTCAAACAGTCGGTGAGCGTTTCATCACCCTCCCGTCCATCTTCTGGTTGAGGAGCATCAAGAAAGCTGGGTTCCAAAGTTGGCGCTCCCAAGATGGGATCAGTCTCGTTGAACATGTCAGAAGTTTCAGCATGGTCTGAGGTTTCCCAAGGAGTTTGAAGTTCATCTAGTTCCACAGAAGGAGCCATTAAGCCAGTCTCCTCTGAGGACCCTTGTTCTCCCACCAGAACATCGCTGCGAAGTTTCCCAGCTATGGAGTCCACCATGTCTCCTTGAGACCCATTTAACTCCCCTTGCACACCATACGAATTTAGCATATTCTGCCCACCGGTTGCAGAATTGAACGGGAATCCATTGAAGGCCTCTTTACCAGATTTGCCATGTAGTGTGTCTGATGTCAAGCCTTCATGTTGTAATGACCCCAACTCCAGAGAATCATCCAGTGGAGGACAATCCAAAAATCCTTCCCTATTTCCTGTACCTATCCCTAGGGAACTTCCAGACTCTGATGCCACCACTTCTGTGGGCTGGTGATGCCCATGAGTATGGATGAGTTGTGTTGGTGTGTGGTGTGAAGCTGTAGGGTGATACTCTGGAGGTTGTGGGGACTGACAATGCCCAAGGTTGGCATCATACAAGCAGCAATGGTGGTGGGGCAAGCCTGGGACTGAATATCTGTGGTTTTCTTTATGAACATAGTTCCGGTGGGCCTCCAGGAAGGATAATTGGGGGTCATTGAGGATGTAGAAATCAGTTCGACTCAATCCATTTTTAGCGACCCCAATGAGCAGATCACGGTCGTGTTTTCCACACTCCCACCAGACGGGCAAATACAAGCTAGGACGACAAAGCTGCAGTCGTGCCCCGAGGAGCGGGTGACGCAATACTTGCTCACGGACCTTTCTCAAAAGCTCAATACGATATAATGTTCGGGCAGCTCGCTCTTCTGTAATGGGCTCCACAAACAGTGAAGGATCCACGTTACCTGCATGAGACAAGAAGTTGTGTTTACATTATTGCAGATTTAGCTTCTATTAATCTTCCCATCAAACTATTAACTATCTTTATTACCTTCATCTTTTCTGGGTGGCAGTCTACATGCAGTTCGACACATTGAAACAAAGCTGTGGAAATATCTCTCTAAGCTTTCATCAGTCTTCCTCTCCAATCGAGCAAGGGCACGGAACTGGTTCCAGTCAAAAGTCTTTTTCTCTGGGTCATACACTACTCCAAACGAGGACACTGTGCGATAGAAGTCAGCCTGCTCTCGACGTGTCCACCTGTATCAGATATATGGagatatgtttaataaaataaaaaaagcaatttcaaacaaaaacttaaatgattttcAGCACATATTAATATCTAAGCCAATGCAGAATCAAAATACTATTCTTCCAATGTTCATCATGACCTGCAACATCTCAATGTTTTTCCGGTCCTCAAGGATTTTATGCTAGCCAATTATTCTATTTAGGTTTTAGCTATTGCTTTTATCTTTTTTCAATAATGCGgctctatttttattattttcactttGTTGATTTTCCTCATCCTCTTAACACTTTAATTTCATCTTGAGAGAATAACTAGACAATGAAATCACTGTCACATCACTCACCTTCGCTGCCACTCTAAAAAGAGTGGGTCAGGCTCAGTAGTGCAGTGTCTAAACTCTCCTATTTGCCAggctacaggtgcaattccctcATGTAAGAGAAAGTCATGACGAAGCGGCTCACGTCGTGTATAACGCTGATAGGCAGTAATGAGGCGCCGCAGACGTGCTGTAAGAGCCGTGCCTGCCGGCCACTGTATCCGTCCCTGCTCCATCACTTCTGCAACAAGGTCTCCTGCGAGAGATCCTATAAAGCCCCCTTCAAAAGAAATGATACTTTAGACTCAACATAAAGTAAGTTCATATCAAGGGGTGGTCCCCCGTGTCAAATTTATACGGACACCAAAGCAATAGCGAGCAATATGACAACTTTCAAACTGATTCTTTTCACTACGTACTAAAGTTCAAGTTTAGAGAACTCTATCCTGTGAATTTTTGATATATCATGGACATCTCTTACCAGTATTTATAAACAAT from Carassius auratus strain Wakin chromosome 6, ASM336829v1, whole genome shotgun sequence includes:
- the chd6 gene encoding chromodomain-helicase-DNA-binding protein 6 isoform X1, which produces MKIQKKDKQMSATHVLKHTPSAAASNASDQNAQTTFPIGHLGKEQLRIIGGPPNHCMAHPKHSGLREAGPVASSHSLRPLSINSEEDDGGGGTRVKKKRRKKDKKESEWHKDEESNAKPKRREQKEGKELLARKAKVAKEQKDHKKREPKAQKEVKKVKKGQDVKVKTQAKNTATHQPSKRGRKPKEQGAMPPEKKKKGKRKSDAVLEMVESDDTTSLSTLATGEESIDPMDNTKRRSGRQVKRRKYNEDLDFKVVDDDGETIAVLGSGRIAAMSSSTLAWQAEEPPEDEANIIEKILAVRTVKKETSLDEPPEEMEEFYVKYRNFSYLHCKWATLEELEKDPRISQKIKRFRNKQAQMKHIFTEPDEDLFNPDYIEVDRVLEIAITTDTETGEEVTHYLVKWCSLSYEESTWELQEDVDPVKIREFEDLKQIPEIKHVERPLPEQWQKLEKSRDYRNGNQLREYQLEGMNWLLFNWYNRKNCILADEMGLGKTIQSITFLYEMFLMGLRGPFLIIAPLSTITNWEREFRTWTEMNVIVYHGSQISRQMILQYEMYHRDEQGNIVSGQFKFHGIITTFEMIMADCPELKKINWRCVVIDEAHRLKNRNCKLLEGLKLMNLEHKVLLTGTPLQNSVEELFSLLNFLEPSQFPSETTFLEEFGDLKTEEQVKKLQAILKPMMLRRLKDDVEKNLAPKQETIIEVELTNIQKKYYRAILEKNFAFLAKGANQHNMPNLINTMMELRKCCNHPYLITGAEEKILESFKKTYSSEAADFQLQAMIQAAGKLVLIDKLLPKLLAGGHKVLVFSQMVRCLDILEDYLIQRRYTYERIDGRVRGNLRQAAIDRFSKVDSDRFVFLLCTRAGGLGINLTAADTCIIFDSDWNPQNDLQAQARCHRIGQSKAVKVYRLITRNSYEREMFDKASLKLGLDKAVLQDINRKGSLNGVQQLSKLEVEDLLRKGAYGALMDEEDEGSKFCEEDIDQILQRRTQTITIQSEGKGSTFAKASFVSSGNRTDISLDDPNFWQKWAKIAELEIDSKAEKESLVIDTPRVRKQTRHYNSFEDDELMEFSELDSDSEERPCRTRRLSDRNRRYLRAECFRVEKNLLIFGWGRWKDILNHGRFKWHLTERDMEVLCRALLVYCVRHYKGDDKIKSFIWDLITPTKDGHNQALQNHSGLSAPVPRGRKGKKLKNQLSPPELKNADWLVHCNPEVVLQDDSYKKHLKQHCNKVLLRVRMLYYLKVEVLGEAADQALEGIPSSKLEVTLPDIDYIEIPTIWWDAEADKSLLVGVHKHGYERYNAMRADPALCFLERVGMPDVTALTVEQSGAETASDAPDSISKSDEIKEENDIKSEELEEKVEIKEESMSEETGKNEIAVTGGFIGSLAGDLVAEVMEQGRIQWPAGTALTARLRRLITAYQRYTRREPLRHDFLLHEGIAPVAWQIGEFRHCTTEPDPLFLEWQRRWTRREQADFYRTVSSFGVVYDPEKKTFDWNQFRALARLERKTDESLERYFHSFVSMCRTACRLPPRKDEGNVDPSLFVEPITEERAARTLYRIELLRKVREQVLRHPLLGARLQLCRPSLYLPVWWECGKHDRDLLIGVAKNGLSRTDFYILNDPQLSFLEAHRNYVHKENHRYSVPGLPHHHCCLYDANLGHCQSPQPPEYHPTASHHTPTQLIHTHGHHQPTEVVASESGSSLGIGTGNREGFLDCPPLDDSLELGSLQHEGLTSDTLHGKSGKEAFNGFPFNSATGGQNMLNSYGVQGELNGSQGDMVDSIAGKLRSDVLVGEQGSSEETGLMAPSVELDELQTPWETSDHAETSDMFNETDPILGAPTLEPSFLDAPQPEDGREGDETLTDCLSMPSSDSQSNPVEPLAPSFMLFKDLNVGETSVDPTDLSASLPEYVPPTPLGLPDVSLDQTDPISEEQEDKLSDSNITFGVPSPEEGAESVGFNFEKEDLSPDSPKTKDTQDEIENMPSIESPRVSDSNGDLKDPCEAVLEEPYEKPLTEPEKVPLEESYDLTCDETLQEPCEGFQQDTVEQQLVEETCKEPPEPIEECNLTNTTLSTDYPMPPSLPSSPTTLPDTSVSPGLDAVPKQEFLVDPVVSDVKPEPDSTTQTPHLEQTEALEVKDKIKDEGAKAPALLGDVDGPHFALPMCEMADSVHEIREPTIAQLLQEKALFSFSEWPKDRVIINRIDSICHTILKGKWPSSSQQYESPTSLANTCVPSSAHQRAGFLPTRMPISQSLNFNLSHTVPHLPKERLVAPAFLPELKRPRRGFEFEAEVLAKPSQLGEKIQVGLPHRANALLLNGWQDAAIDLSKPTELTVGGDSGSIGQMSHTVQSAPHKITGIGSIQGSLGLDMAGILQAGLIHPVTGQIVNGSLRRDDSMLRRRRGRRRNVETPDLSFIKGQNMNLPEQQSGSESISHPVVSSTSSQSEGPPATPTTLPTPPAAPSPAPPPASETLNVSMDREMANKGLMEWLRQNPNYNMELSAFPNANLLHSFLERPKQRRHRCKDPSKLDINSLTGEERVPVVHRNTGRRLGGAMAPAIKELSRWLDANSDYSVAPDWADVVKHSGFLPEGKFTRILSGPVCRDPGPRRRGRRPRSEMPKAPELTAGMGPLFMNGGLIGSMDQVSLPNLRNVPGIPLTGIMGFPHGFATAVLSGEDAKNGLSMLPMMLHGMAVQPPMYSAHMSGMINQPLSTTTSTASASSTSASVTSTNSATVTSTSSPADSSESTPQCENASSPMSTENGNKEDAKQGGEEKKVSASVSTAAATSSSSSSITSTGSHLTFNPFLIPGMSHSLLYPHMFLPPGSIMALPAMPAADSTGSPKRKRKKVREEGAEEGSGNVVVESKGVKDEQTLEQKSQEGGMEDGRPDVDLVPVKDPSDLIKAPSEDKSTEEKDKNELGEETESNAQGSCDGGD